The Candidatus Zymogenus saltonus genome window below encodes:
- a CDS encoding DUF4445 domain-containing protein — protein MGMVRIDLLPEGTSIEADSETPLIDLLKENGILLNLPCGGEGRCGKCIVKVAPKGAPSSAGLPYAMVPGDDERRFLSDKSLESGLRLACRVIVTADIEVTIPPSSRLAGAGRAWEGMDVAGLGEEQRAGGLFLAVDVGTTSIAAAVVGGRDAATGATGGIIAHASALNPQTTFGADVISRINAVSKDEKALEHQKQLVLDAVNGLIDKLTANLSVEPIEIKGAAFAGNPTMEHLLLGINPIPIAHAPFTPAFTKAVRKSAKVLGLNIDPDGEAYVFPVISGYVGGDTLAFVWSSRIHESKDIILGIDIGTNGEIVLGNKDRLLSCSAAAGPAFEGSQIRDGMRADFGAIEGVVIKGDKVMLKVKGDNGGGAHKTPTGICGSGIFDAVDQLIKAKVVGESGRIQKGIASKRLSERIKKSGSVTEFVLHEDIGKNGRSIGITQKDIREVQLAKGAIRSGAEILLAEMGIGWGEIKTVLIAGAFGNFLKPESIVGVGLLPKVIRDRIRFVGDAALTGAVEAVVDTAAREGIEKLAESIDYIELSSDKRFNDIFIERLSFSD, from the coding sequence ATGGGAATGGTGCGGATCGATCTGCTGCCGGAGGGTACCTCGATAGAGGCGGATTCGGAAACCCCCCTGATTGATCTCCTTAAGGAAAACGGGATTCTGCTCAACCTCCCCTGCGGAGGCGAGGGGAGGTGCGGGAAGTGCATCGTCAAGGTCGCCCCAAAAGGCGCTCCCTCGAGCGCGGGCCTTCCATACGCGATGGTCCCCGGCGACGACGAGAGGCGCTTTCTCTCGGACAAATCATTGGAATCGGGCCTTCGCCTCGCCTGCCGGGTTATCGTCACGGCGGATATCGAGGTCACGATCCCCCCGTCTTCCCGCCTTGCCGGGGCGGGCCGCGCCTGGGAGGGGATGGATGTCGCCGGCCTGGGCGAAGAGCAGAGGGCCGGCGGGCTCTTTCTTGCCGTGGACGTGGGAACGACCAGCATCGCCGCTGCCGTCGTGGGGGGGAGAGACGCCGCCACCGGCGCAACTGGGGGAATAATCGCCCACGCCTCGGCGCTCAACCCCCAGACGACCTTCGGGGCGGACGTTATATCGAGGATAAACGCCGTCTCCAAGGACGAAAAGGCCCTCGAACATCAGAAGCAACTGGTGCTTGACGCCGTAAACGGGCTAATCGACAAACTAACGGCAAACCTGAGCGTTGAACCGATCGAAATAAAGGGGGCGGCCTTTGCCGGAAATCCGACCATGGAACACCTCCTTCTGGGGATAAATCCGATCCCCATCGCCCACGCCCCCTTCACCCCCGCCTTTACCAAGGCGGTGAGAAAAAGCGCGAAAGTGCTTGGCCTCAATATCGACCCGGACGGTGAGGCGTACGTCTTTCCGGTCATCTCCGGCTACGTTGGCGGGGACACCCTCGCCTTCGTCTGGTCTTCGAGAATCCACGAGTCTAAAGACATCATCCTCGGCATAGACATCGGAACCAACGGTGAGATAGTCCTGGGAAACAAAGACAGGCTCCTTTCCTGCTCCGCGGCGGCGGGCCCAGCCTTCGAGGGCTCCCAGATAAGGGACGGCATGAGGGCGGACTTCGGGGCGATCGAGGGGGTCGTGATAAAGGGGGATAAGGTGATGCTTAAGGTCAAGGGGGACAACGGTGGAGGCGCCCATAAAACCCCGACCGGTATCTGCGGCTCCGGGATTTTTGATGCGGTGGATCAGCTGATCAAGGCCAAGGTAGTGGGCGAGAGCGGCCGCATCCAGAAAGGGATTGCTTCCAAACGACTCTCCGAGAGGATAAAAAAGAGTGGCTCGGTCACCGAGTTCGTCCTCCACGAGGATATTGGTAAAAACGGGAGGTCAATCGGGATAACCCAGAAGGACATCAGGGAGGTGCAGCTCGCAAAGGGGGCCATCAGGAGCGGCGCCGAGATCCTCCTTGCCGAGATGGGGATAGGCTGGGGGGAGATCAAGACGGTCCTCATCGCCGGGGCGTTCGGCAACTTTCTCAAGCCCGAGAGCATCGTTGGTGTGGGGCTTCTGCCGAAGGTAATCAGAGACAGAATCAGGTTCGTCGGGGACGCGGCCCTGACCGGGGCCGTCGAGGCGGTTGTCGATACCGCCGCCAGGGAGGGAATCGAAAAGCTCGCAGAATCGATCGACTACATCGAGCTCTCCTCCGACAAGCGGTTCAACGACATATTTATAGAGAGGCTGTCCTTTTCCGATTAA
- a CDS encoding DUF2339 domain-containing protein, giving the protein MNDDKEERGKLTLIFEELKAIRGEITKLDARVNSLEGRPAPEIKREELRPEPSPPPPPGGPEMKMPPPEIKTPKRKGAEKIEKGSLEAKIGGKWLNRIGVVAVVIGMAFFVKYAFDNDWIGETGRVILGIIVGLALIGWGEFLKKKYKYYSQGVVGGGVAILYVSIFAAAGYYSIISQTGASFLIVLITIFSIMLSVRYDASAIAALGFIGGFLNPLILHHGDLEQLPTLAYLVLLDLGILVLAYFKNWKYLNFFAFVATVIIFGIWAGQSYNPKTDVESTQLFLTIFFLIFASLAFFYNIVHRTKTTLFDLGLVLATAFTFFGTSYFNLKEHYKEFMGLFAGFMGAVYFGMGLLTHWRNYGDRRLILTFLSAALTFLVLMIPIQLDKNWVTIGWAVEAAALTWIGIRLNSTGMRIAGVGLLTFTIGRLFIFDFPGIDIGDPSFYPFLNDRFFTALFVSIILFFVALLYYSKGRSYSSVIDPKERKTMSTILFIAANVLLIVTLSVESYDLFESKIVAMGPWPAEHNPAYADRLSALQYAQMLSLSGIWAVYSIILVILGFIRKHTPSRIFAIALFGITIFKVFIIDLSGLEQVYRIVSFIGLGVILLSVSFLYTRYKDKIIEAVVGDGTEDEE; this is encoded by the coding sequence ATGAATGACGATAAGGAAGAAAGGGGCAAGCTCACCCTCATATTCGAGGAGCTGAAGGCTATCAGGGGCGAGATCACGAAGCTGGACGCCAGGGTCAACTCCCTGGAGGGAAGGCCGGCCCCGGAGATCAAACGAGAGGAGTTGCGGCCGGAGCCGTCTCCGCCGCCTCCACCCGGGGGGCCGGAGATGAAAATGCCGCCGCCGGAGATCAAGACGCCGAAGAGGAAGGGGGCGGAAAAGATCGAGAAGGGTTCCCTCGAGGCTAAGATCGGGGGCAAGTGGCTCAACCGCATAGGGGTGGTGGCCGTGGTCATCGGCATGGCGTTTTTCGTCAAGTACGCCTTCGACAACGACTGGATAGGCGAGACGGGGAGGGTCATTCTGGGGATTATCGTTGGCCTTGCCCTCATAGGGTGGGGGGAGTTTTTGAAAAAGAAATACAAGTACTACTCCCAGGGGGTTGTAGGGGGCGGCGTCGCCATCCTGTACGTCTCGATATTCGCCGCGGCCGGTTACTATTCGATAATCTCCCAGACCGGCGCTTCTTTCCTGATCGTCCTGATAACGATTTTTTCCATAATGTTGTCGGTCAGGTACGACGCCTCGGCCATCGCGGCCCTTGGATTCATAGGGGGCTTCCTGAACCCCCTCATCCTCCACCACGGCGACCTGGAGCAGCTTCCCACCCTCGCCTATCTTGTGCTCCTTGACCTCGGCATCCTGGTGCTGGCCTATTTCAAGAACTGGAAGTATCTCAACTTCTTCGCCTTTGTCGCAACCGTAATAATCTTCGGCATCTGGGCCGGGCAGAGCTACAACCCTAAAACCGACGTGGAGTCCACCCAGCTCTTCCTGACGATCTTCTTTCTGATCTTTGCATCCCTCGCCTTCTTCTACAACATAGTCCACCGAACGAAGACCACCCTCTTCGACCTCGGCTTGGTTTTGGCCACGGCCTTTACCTTCTTCGGCACGAGCTACTTCAACCTGAAGGAGCACTACAAAGAGTTCATGGGACTCTTTGCGGGATTCATGGGCGCCGTCTACTTCGGCATGGGGCTTTTGACCCACTGGCGAAATTACGGGGACAGGCGGCTCATCCTGACGTTTCTCTCCGCGGCGCTGACCTTCCTTGTGTTGATGATACCGATACAGTTAGACAAGAACTGGGTAACCATCGGCTGGGCGGTGGAGGCCGCGGCCCTGACGTGGATCGGGATCAGGCTGAACAGCACCGGGATGAGGATTGCGGGGGTAGGCCTTTTGACCTTTACCATAGGGAGGCTTTTTATCTTCGACTTTCCGGGGATCGATATCGGAGATCCCTCCTTCTACCCGTTTTTGAACGACAGGTTCTTCACGGCGCTCTTTGTCTCCATCATCCTTTTCTTCGTCGCCCTGCTGTATTACTCCAAAGGCAGGTCATACTCAAGCGTAATCGACCCGAAGGAGAGAAAGACGATGAGCACGATCCTCTTTATCGCGGCAAACGTACTCTTGATTGTCACCCTCTCGGTGGAGTCCTACGACCTCTTCGAGAGCAAGATAGTAGCGATGGGGCCGTGGCCGGCCGAGCACAACCCGGCGTACGCGGACAGGCTTTCCGCCCTCCAGTACGCCCAGATGCTTTCCCTCTCGGGAATCTGGGCCGTTTACTCGATCATCCTCGTTATCCTGGGCTTCATCAGAAAGCACACCCCGTCGAGGATATTCGCCATTGCGCTCTTCGGCATCACGATCTTCAAGGTCTTTATAATAGACCTGTCGGGACTGGAGCAGGTGTACCGCATCGTCTCCTTCATAGGCCTGGGGGTGATCCTACTTTCGGTCTCTTTCCTCTACACCCGCTACAAGGACAAGATCATAGAGGCCGTGGTGGGCGATGGAACAGAAGACGAAGAGTAA